The Armatimonadota bacterium genome contains the following window.
AAAACAAATGGGTGGCCAAGCATTGCCGCCGCCTTTTCTACTGCGCCCGAAGAAATCAGCCGTCTAATTTCTGTGCTGCTTATTATCGTCCCATCCATAACTATTTGCGGTACTACTATTGTCCCAAACCCTAACTTTTCTCCCATTTCTCGAAGAAGCGCTGGCCTACCTCGCCTTCCCTTTCCAAATGCAAAGTTAGAACCTATTACAATGGTTTCAGCCTTCAACTTTTCGAGCAGAATGTGTATTAAGAAATCCTCAGCCGACATTTCTGCGAGTTTATGGTTGAACTCTAATACGAGCGCTAGGTCCATTCTGCGCCATGCAATAAGTTCAAGCTTTTGTTCAAGCGTATTGATATAATGTGGTGCATATTTGGGCTGAAGAATTTCCTTGGGATTGCGATCGAATGTAACAGCTACGGCAAGAGACCTAGAATCATCAGCGGTTGACCTCACCAGTCGCATGATTGCTTGATGACCAAGATGAACGCCGTCGAACACGCCAACAGTAACAACCGACTTATCCAAAGCAGGTAGGTTTTCAATTCCCCTTGCTATCTGCATATCCACTCTTTATTTATCATGTCTTCGCAATTTCTCACTCAATGCATTCAAGAAGCTGACAGATGGCTCTGCACCACACTTGCGTGCAAGTTCTACTTCTTTCCATGCTTCCAAATATTGACCTTTTCCGTATAACAATTGCGCAAGATTTAAATGTGCTTCTGCGTAATCTGGCATGAGAGCTAATGATTTCCTAAGGCTTTTAATTGCTTTATCTACTTGCCCTAAATTGGCGTGGACACTTCCCAACACATAATACGCCATATAGTCATCAGGGACAAGACGGCTTGCTTCTTCCAGCGCCTTCAAAGCCTCTTCGTATTTCCCCATTTTAGCAAGTGCAACACCCTTGTTGAAATGA
Protein-coding sequences here:
- a CDS encoding bifunctional riboflavin kinase/FAD synthetase; translated protein: MQIARGIENLPALDKSVVTVGVFDGVHLGHQAIMRLVRSTADDSRSLAVAVTFDRNPKEILQPKYAPHYINTLEQKLELIAWRRMDLALVLEFNHKLAEMSAEDFLIHILLEKLKAETIVIGSNFAFGKGRRGRPALLREMGEKLGFGTIVVPQIVMDGTIISSTEIRRLISSGAVEKAAAMLGHPFVLRGTVVHGDGIGEKLGFPTANLQPAEKQILPAKGVYAASVRVGQTRYSAAVNIGTRPTVGGRSLTVEVYILDFSGNIYGEKLDVAFHQRLRSEIQFAVKEDLIKQIEADVVQVQATEGSFCNMVFDTDCQLW